In Meiothermus ruber DSM 1279, the following proteins share a genomic window:
- a CDS encoding enoyl-CoA hydratase-related protein: MEVLLREQSNGILTLTLNRPEAINALTTEMLRELSQALKEAAAPEVRVVVLRGAGRGFCSGQDLREFAGQRISYKNHLRNYRAVVEGLAGLEKPVIAAIHGAAAGAGLSLALACDLRIASSDAVLTTGFSRIGLIPDAGMNYHLPRMVGYAKAFELEVLSERLKAEEALALGLVNRVVPAESFAEEVARLAGELAQGPTKTYGLIKRALRRSAGASLEEMLEYEALLQEVAGRTEDHQEGVQAFYEKRPPRFQGR; the protein is encoded by the coding sequence ATGGAGGTACTTCTACGCGAACAAAGCAATGGCATTCTAACCCTCACCCTGAACCGGCCCGAGGCCATCAACGCCCTTACCACCGAGATGCTGCGGGAGCTTAGCCAAGCCCTCAAAGAGGCCGCCGCCCCGGAGGTGCGGGTGGTGGTGCTGCGAGGAGCAGGGCGCGGATTTTGCTCGGGTCAGGATCTGCGCGAGTTTGCGGGGCAGCGCATCTCGTACAAAAACCACCTGCGCAACTACCGCGCGGTGGTGGAGGGTCTGGCCGGTCTGGAAAAGCCGGTAATCGCCGCCATTCACGGGGCCGCCGCCGGGGCCGGCCTGTCGCTGGCCCTAGCCTGCGACCTGCGTATTGCTTCTTCCGATGCGGTGCTGACCACCGGCTTCAGCAGGATTGGCCTGATTCCCGATGCCGGCATGAACTACCACCTGCCGCGCATGGTGGGCTACGCCAAGGCCTTCGAGCTCGAGGTGCTCTCGGAGCGCCTCAAGGCCGAGGAGGCCCTGGCCCTGGGCCTGGTGAACCGGGTGGTGCCCGCCGAAAGCTTTGCCGAGGAGGTGGCCCGGCTGGCGGGTGAGCTGGCCCAGGGGCCCACCAAAACCTACGGCCTGATTAAGCGGGCCCTGCGGCGCAGCGCGGGGGCCAGCCTCGAGGAGATGCTCGAGTACGAGGCCCTGCTGCAGGAGGTGGCGGGCCGCACCGAGGACCACCAGGAGGGCGTGCAGGCTTTTTATGAGAAGCGCCCCCCGCGCTTCCAGGGCAGGTAG
- a CDS encoding enoyl-CoA hydratase-related protein, whose protein sequence is MYENILVETQGAVGLVRLNRPKQLNALNSATLRELATAIAAFEQDAAIGAMVITGNERAFAAGADIAEFQQTSLAELMKGLRADQYETLRKVRKPLVAAVSGFAYGGGCELAMLCDLIVASDTAKFAQPEINLGIIPGGGGTQRLTRQVGKYLAMEVILAGRVLSAWEALQHGLVNRVVPVELYLEEALELAQTLAERAPLAARLAKDAVNRAQDMSLEHGLGLERSNFLIAFGSEDKQEGTTAFLEKRKPQWKGR, encoded by the coding sequence ATGTACGAGAACATTCTGGTGGAGACCCAGGGGGCAGTCGGGCTGGTGCGGCTCAACCGCCCCAAACAACTCAACGCCCTCAACAGCGCCACCCTGCGCGAGCTGGCTACCGCCATTGCTGCGTTTGAGCAGGATGCCGCCATCGGGGCCATGGTCATTACCGGCAACGAGCGGGCCTTTGCCGCCGGGGCCGATATCGCCGAGTTCCAGCAAACCAGCCTGGCCGAGCTGATGAAGGGCCTGCGGGCCGACCAGTACGAGACGCTGCGCAAGGTGCGCAAGCCGCTGGTGGCCGCGGTCTCGGGCTTTGCCTACGGGGGTGGCTGTGAGCTGGCCATGCTCTGCGACCTGATTGTGGCTTCCGATACCGCCAAGTTCGCCCAGCCGGAAATCAACCTGGGCATCATCCCCGGCGGCGGGGGCACCCAGCGCCTCACCCGGCAGGTGGGCAAGTACCTGGCCATGGAGGTGATTCTGGCCGGGCGGGTGCTCTCGGCCTGGGAAGCCTTGCAGCACGGCCTGGTGAACCGCGTGGTGCCGGTGGAGCTGTATCTGGAAGAGGCCCTCGAGCTCGCCCAGACCCTCGCCGAAAGGGCCCCCCTGGCCGCGCGGCTGGCCAAGGATGCCGTCAACCGGGCCCAGGATATGAGCCTGGAGCACGGGCTGGGCCTCGAGCGCAGCAATTTTCTGATTGCCTTTGGCAGCGAGGACAAGCAAGAAGGCACCACCGCCTTTTTGGAAAAACGCAAGCCCCAGTGGAAAGGGCGCTAG
- a CDS encoding cupin domain-containing protein: MDVFPAWFKAFKQVEIWPGMDMAVLSGHKGQVGFAQVAEETFVPEHAHDGQWGVVLEGQVEFVIGGETRVFRKGDYYHIPAGVPHSARLAAGTAFIDVWENERFPADRLK, from the coding sequence ATGGACGTCTTCCCCGCTTGGTTCAAGGCCTTCAAACAGGTGGAAATCTGGCCCGGCATGGATATGGCGGTGCTCTCCGGCCACAAGGGGCAGGTAGGGTTTGCCCAGGTTGCCGAAGAAACCTTTGTACCCGAACACGCCCACGACGGCCAGTGGGGGGTGGTGCTGGAAGGCCAGGTCGAGTTCGTAATCGGCGGCGAGACCCGGGTCTTCCGCAAGGGCGACTACTACCACATTCCCGCCGGCGTTCCGCACAGCGCCCGGCTGGCAGCGGGCACCGCCTTTATTGACGTCTGGGAAAACGAGCGCTTCCCAGCCGACCGCCTTAAATAG
- the ruvA gene encoding Holliday junction branch migration protein RuvA, which translates to MVRYLKGTVLKKSPSSVVLLVGGVGLEASCPASTLAQLSEGQEAALHTKLVVREDDLSLFGFADERSLELFELLLSVSGVGPKVALNLLSSQTPALLARALAEGDLRLLTAAQGVGKKLAERIALELRGKVPAHLMGEGGRLVHSSQTEEAELALITLGFREGQVRSIVAEIAQKNPGAGTQELIKLALKALR; encoded by the coding sequence GTGGTTCGCTACCTCAAGGGAACGGTACTGAAGAAAAGCCCCAGCAGTGTGGTCTTGCTGGTGGGGGGGGTGGGCCTCGAGGCGAGCTGTCCGGCCTCGACGCTGGCCCAGCTCAGCGAGGGCCAGGAAGCCGCTTTGCACACCAAGCTGGTGGTGCGCGAGGACGACCTGTCGCTTTTTGGCTTTGCCGATGAGAGAAGCCTCGAGCTATTCGAACTGTTGCTCTCGGTCTCGGGGGTGGGGCCCAAAGTGGCCCTGAACCTGCTTTCCTCTCAGACCCCCGCCCTGCTGGCGCGGGCCCTGGCCGAAGGCGACCTGCGCCTGCTCACAGCGGCCCAGGGGGTGGGTAAGAAGCTGGCCGAACGCATCGCGCTCGAGCTGCGCGGCAAGGTGCCGGCCCACCTGATGGGCGAAGGGGGCCGCCTGGTGCACAGCAGCCAGACCGAGGAGGCCGAGTTGGCCCTCATCACCCTGGGTTTCCGCGAGGGCCAGGTGCGCAGCATCGTGGCCGAGATCGCCCAGAAGAACCCCGGGGCCGGCACCCAGGAGCTCATCAAGCTGGCCCTGAAAGCCCTGCGCTAG
- a CDS encoding ABC transporter ATP-binding protein: MLTLEPTKTQLAIEVSNLKKVFRKRDGLRAPLREEWALKGVSFQVREGETYGLLGPNGSGKSTLIRILSTLLTPDGGTVRMLGHTLPEGERELRRKMGRVSVDAAFYKKLSPRENLLYAAQLYGLEPRTAEKRAMQILEQLGLESRRFGDPIEEMSRGMQQKIAIARALLINPPLLLLDEPTTGLDPKSRRDVQAFLEDLRAREGTTILLTTHDMAEAERLSHRIGFLAHGRLVAEGTANELKQKAGTESLEEAFIALTGEAFDEEELER; encoded by the coding sequence ATGCTGACCCTCGAGCCCACCAAAACCCAACTCGCCATCGAGGTCTCCAACCTTAAAAAGGTCTTCCGCAAGCGCGACGGACTGCGCGCGCCCCTCAGGGAGGAATGGGCCCTCAAGGGGGTGTCTTTCCAGGTGCGGGAAGGGGAGACCTACGGCCTACTGGGCCCCAACGGCTCGGGCAAGTCCACCCTGATCCGCATTTTATCCACCCTGCTCACCCCCGATGGCGGCACGGTGCGGATGCTGGGCCATACCCTGCCCGAGGGTGAGCGCGAGCTGCGGCGCAAGATGGGCCGGGTGAGCGTGGACGCGGCCTTTTACAAGAAGCTTTCGCCGCGCGAGAACCTGCTCTACGCCGCGCAGCTTTATGGCCTCGAGCCCCGCACAGCCGAAAAGCGGGCCATGCAGATTCTGGAGCAACTCGGCCTGGAGTCGCGCCGCTTCGGCGACCCCATCGAGGAGATGAGCCGCGGCATGCAGCAGAAGATTGCCATTGCCCGGGCCCTCCTCATCAACCCGCCCCTCCTGCTACTGGACGAGCCCACCACCGGCCTCGACCCCAAAAGCCGCCGCGACGTGCAGGCCTTCCTGGAAGATCTGCGGGCCCGCGAGGGCACCACCATCCTGCTCACCACCCACGACATGGCCGAGGCCGAGCGCCTCTCGCACCGCATCGGCTTCCTGGCCCATGGCCGCCTGGTGGCCGAGGGCACCGCCAACGAACTCAAGCAAAAAGCCGGAACCGAGAGCCTCGAGGAGGCCTTCATCGCCCTCACCGGCGAGGCCTTCGATGAGGAAGAGCTCGAAAGATAA